The following proteins are co-located in the Legionella busanensis genome:
- a CDS encoding response regulator, with protein MIQPGHILLVEDDKLDADLAIKSLKNEKIYNTIDWVKDGQEALDYLRFKGTYSNREKIQPILVLLDLKMPKINGIEVLQSIRTDANLKKLPVVILTSSKEEQDLVNAYNLNVNAYVVKPVDFVQFTEAIRQIGSFWIIYNEPPPDKYV; from the coding sequence ATGATACAACCCGGGCATATTTTATTAGTTGAAGATGATAAATTGGATGCAGATTTAGCTATTAAATCCCTTAAAAATGAAAAAATTTATAACACCATTGATTGGGTTAAAGATGGTCAAGAAGCCTTAGATTATTTACGGTTTAAAGGCACTTATAGTAATCGAGAAAAAATACAACCTATTCTTGTTTTACTTGATTTAAAGATGCCTAAAATAAATGGAATAGAAGTCTTACAATCCATTCGGACAGATGCTAATTTAAAAAAGCTTCCCGTGGTTATCTTAACTTCTTCCAAGGAAGAGCAAGACTTAGTCAATGCTTATAACTTAAATGTTAATGCCTACGTAGTAAAACCGGTTGATTTCGTTCAATTTACGGAAGCTATACGTCAAATTGGATCATTTTGGATAATTTATAATGAGCCACCGCCGGACAAATACGTATGA
- a CDS encoding DEAD/DEAH box helicase encodes MNFQALGLMDTLVQNVHKLGYNTPTPIQSRAIPPILNKQDVLASAQTGTGKTASFVLPILQLLSKNPRAKDRRIQALILTPTRELAAQVCDSIKEYSQNLTLRSTVVFGGVKINPQMMKLRSGVDILVATPGRLIDLHQQNAVKLDKLEMFVLDEADRMLDMGFIHDIKRIIRLLPPKRQNLMFSATFSNDIRALAKGILHNPVEIDVAPRNTSAINIKQIIHPVDKARKAALLCHLIHHNKWDQAIVFSRTKHGANKLVKQLAEAQIHAVAIHGNKSQSQRTKALTEFKEGKVQILVATDLAARGLDIEKLPCVINFDLPQVAEDYVHRIGRTGRAGSTGQAISLVSADEVGLLVVIEKLIKKKLNRIEINDFEPVHNLPQSIVKPQPITRYNNSQPKAKQIKKAKKWINKKNIKTKNNTFN; translated from the coding sequence ATGAACTTTCAAGCCTTAGGCTTAATGGATACTTTAGTACAAAACGTGCATAAATTAGGCTACAATACCCCCACACCTATTCAGTCCAGAGCCATTCCACCTATTTTAAATAAACAAGATGTTTTAGCCTCAGCGCAAACTGGTACTGGTAAAACGGCTAGTTTTGTATTGCCTATCTTACAACTTTTAAGCAAGAACCCACGTGCTAAAGATAGGCGAATCCAAGCTTTAATTCTTACTCCAACACGCGAATTGGCAGCACAAGTTTGCGATAGCATTAAAGAGTATAGTCAGAATTTAACGTTACGTTCTACTGTAGTATTCGGTGGTGTCAAAATTAATCCTCAAATGATGAAGCTCCGTTCAGGTGTTGATATTTTAGTAGCGACTCCTGGTCGTTTAATTGATTTACATCAACAAAATGCAGTTAAACTTGATAAGCTTGAAATGTTTGTCCTAGATGAGGCAGATCGTATGCTCGATATGGGTTTCATACACGATATAAAACGGATTATTCGTTTATTACCTCCTAAAAGACAAAATTTAATGTTTTCTGCAACATTTTCAAATGATATTCGGGCTTTGGCGAAAGGAATATTACATAATCCAGTTGAAATTGATGTTGCGCCCCGCAATACGTCAGCAATTAATATAAAGCAAATTATTCATCCAGTTGATAAAGCTCGTAAAGCCGCCCTCCTTTGTCATCTTATTCATCATAATAAATGGGACCAAGCTATTGTTTTTTCACGCACTAAACATGGCGCTAATAAGCTTGTGAAACAATTAGCAGAGGCTCAAATCCATGCAGTGGCGATTCATGGCAATAAATCTCAATCACAAAGGACTAAAGCTTTAACTGAGTTTAAAGAAGGCAAGGTACAGATTTTAGTTGCTACGGACTTGGCTGCGCGCGGTCTGGATATTGAAAAATTGCCCTGTGTTATTAACTTTGATTTACCCCAGGTTGCTGAGGATTATGTGCACCGCATTGGGAGAACAGGTCGAGCAGGTTCTACAGGCCAGGCAATTTCCCTTGTGAGTGCCGATGAAGTAGGATTATTAGTTGTCATCGAAAAATTGATAAAGAAGAAGCTTAATCGTATTGAAATTAATGATTTTGAACCAGTCCATAATTTACCGCAATCAATTGTAAAACCACAACCTATAACTCGATATAATAATTCACAGCCTAAGGCAAAACAGATAAAGAAAGCTAAAAAATGGATTAATAAAAAAAATATTAAAACAAAAAACAATACTTTTAACTAG
- a CDS encoding EAL domain-containing protein: MFKIQNNKILLVDDNQSIHEDFYKILKVKNEKADAFQETFNNLFNPTDIPETQETQTQAITLHSAFQGQEALQLVKKAMEIDEPYALAFVDIRMPPGWDGVLTIKKIWEVDPNIQMVICSAHSDYSLEEISKILDGQDNLLILKKPFDVIEVRQLTSALLKKWALKSEVALQIKNLEQAVAERTTELQNVNSNLDKNLTLTRATIESTQEGILALDQNENILIYNQNFLDLWNIPVEVMNEASSLEVLKKLASQVENSSDCLTMILNLCKQPKTESVKELKLYTGQVFELYSHYFSHGLEGDTPGVVLSFRDITENKQLQDELLHLATHDALTGLPNRIILMDRLEQAISYAKRSNLLVGIFILDLDNFKQVNDTLGHKAGDELLNLVAIRMKNCFRESDTITRFGGDEFVIILTGQINFDNFTVIAESLQGIFNTPFSVQGNQVKVTGSIGISVYPLDGEIPDDLLKNADTALYHAKDTGRDNFKFYTSELNYNLIKRVELESALQKAIENEEFVLFYQPLFSVASNKIIGVEALLRWNHPTLGMLAPNSFLATAEKTGLIIPIGNWVLNTACAQTKKWQETIFSDLSVAVNISGSQILRSDFIHIVKRALQASGLEPRYLELEITEHVILENSIDVFNTMKILRDMGIKIAMDDFGVGYSNLNYVKFFPFDKIKIDKSFIQDITTNIYDKNIIEAIINMTKSMGLQILAEGVETKEQLEFLRAHHSNQIQGYYISHPLQPSAVSDFLKNFKFN, encoded by the coding sequence AATGAGAAGGCAGATGCATTTCAAGAAACATTTAATAATTTATTTAATCCAACTGATATACCAGAAACTCAGGAAACTCAAACTCAAGCAATAACGTTACATTCAGCGTTTCAAGGCCAAGAAGCGTTGCAATTAGTTAAAAAAGCTATGGAAATTGATGAACCTTATGCGCTTGCTTTTGTAGATATACGTATGCCTCCCGGATGGGATGGCGTATTAACCATTAAAAAAATATGGGAAGTAGACCCTAATATACAAATGGTTATTTGTTCAGCTCATTCTGATTACTCTTTAGAGGAAATTTCAAAGATATTAGATGGTCAAGATAATCTCCTTATTTTAAAGAAACCTTTTGATGTTATTGAAGTTAGGCAATTAACGTCGGCTCTTTTAAAAAAATGGGCATTAAAAAGCGAAGTTGCGCTGCAAATTAAAAATTTAGAGCAAGCAGTAGCGGAGCGTACTACCGAGCTGCAAAATGTAAATAGCAATTTAGATAAGAATTTAACACTTACTAGAGCTACAATTGAATCAACCCAGGAGGGTATTCTTGCGTTAGATCAAAATGAAAATATCTTAATTTATAATCAGAATTTTTTAGATTTATGGAATATTCCTGTAGAAGTAATGAATGAAGCAAGTTCATTAGAGGTATTGAAAAAGCTGGCTTCACAAGTTGAAAATTCAAGCGATTGTTTAACCATGATTCTAAATTTATGTAAGCAACCAAAAACAGAGAGTGTAAAGGAGTTAAAATTATATACAGGACAAGTGTTTGAATTATATTCTCACTACTTTTCTCATGGTTTAGAAGGTGATACACCGGGTGTTGTCTTAAGCTTTCGAGACATTACTGAAAATAAACAGTTGCAAGACGAGCTTCTTCATTTAGCTACACATGATGCTTTAACTGGTTTACCAAATCGTATCATTTTAATGGATCGCCTTGAGCAAGCTATAAGCTACGCTAAACGTAGTAATCTACTTGTTGGTATATTTATACTTGATTTAGATAATTTTAAACAAGTTAATGATACGCTTGGCCATAAAGCTGGCGATGAGTTACTTAATCTAGTTGCAATAAGAATGAAAAATTGTTTTAGGGAATCTGACACGATTACCCGATTTGGCGGGGATGAATTTGTAATTATTTTGACTGGGCAAATTAATTTTGATAATTTTACGGTCATAGCTGAAAGTCTACAAGGAATCTTTAATACTCCTTTTTCAGTTCAGGGAAACCAAGTTAAAGTAACGGGTAGTATTGGCATTAGTGTCTATCCCTTAGATGGAGAAATTCCAGACGATTTATTAAAAAATGCTGATACAGCACTCTACCATGCCAAAGACACAGGTAGGGATAATTTTAAATTTTATACTTCTGAGCTTAATTATAATTTAATCAAAAGAGTAGAGTTGGAGTCTGCACTGCAAAAAGCGATAGAGAATGAGGAATTTGTCCTTTTTTATCAACCACTTTTCAGTGTGGCGTCAAATAAAATAATAGGTGTTGAGGCTTTATTAAGATGGAATCACCCTACCTTAGGTATGCTTGCGCCTAACAGTTTCCTCGCTACTGCAGAAAAAACTGGATTAATTATTCCAATTGGTAATTGGGTTTTAAACACAGCCTGTGCACAAACTAAAAAATGGCAAGAAACTATCTTTTCAGATTTATCTGTCGCAGTGAATATTTCTGGCAGTCAAATATTAAGAAGTGATTTTATTCATATAGTTAAACGAGCTCTTCAAGCAAGCGGTCTTGAGCCGCGTTATCTGGAGCTAGAAATTACAGAACATGTTATTTTAGAAAATTCTATTGATGTTTTTAATACTATGAAAATTTTAAGAGATATGGGTATTAAAATTGCAATGGATGATTTTGGCGTTGGTTATTCTAACCTTAATTATGTTAAATTTTTTCCTTTTGACAAAATTAAAATTGATAAAAGCTTTATCCAAGATATCACCACTAATATCTATGATAAGAATATAATCGAAGCCATTATTAATATGACTAAATCAATGGGGCTACAAATTTTAGCAGAAGGCGTCGAAACAAAAGAACAACTTGAATTTTTACGCGCTCATCATAGTAATCAAATTCAAGGTTATTATATTAGTCATCCTTTACAACCCTCTGCTGTGTCTGATTTTTTGAAAAACTTTAAATTTAACTAA